The following nucleotide sequence is from Solea senegalensis isolate Sse05_10M unplaced genomic scaffold, IFAPA_SoseM_1 scf7180000014711, whole genome shotgun sequence.
CAGCAGGACCTGCCATTTTCTTATTAGTTAACTATTAAGTTATTAATAACCATTAAGTGTATACATTTGTCGTGTAGTAATGCTTTATTTGGATGGGAAATAATTGTGTAGTACATTTTGTCACAAACTGAAGTTCACAAATGACATCATGTTGTTGgtgtttccctttttgtttAACAAACCAACACGGGGCTCACTAATGCCTTTCTCTCATTCAGTGCGTGTTGGATTAGCTGAGTCAGTTGTCACTGAACTTGCCGTTGATGGTCCTGGTGATAacttcatcttcatttccattttctttgtttctgtccatCAGTTGGAGTTTTCCCCTCAGACATTGTGCTGCTATGGAAAGCAGCTCTGCACTATTCCCCGAGATGCTGCTTACTTCAGCTACCAGAACAGGTACGGAAGGAGGAAGAAGCCCATGTTAGAAAGGGTGGAGGGgcatttaaaaagatttaaaaagttCAAAATGGCAAGAGATTTTTGGTTGAGGTTCAGTTACTTAAACAGGTGGCATATAAGATATGTAGAATTGAATAAGGTGGTAGATATCGGCATTTTTTATGggtgtgcattttatttttaatttatttccccAAATGCTTCCcttcattttccctgtttttgtatttcatgtGCCATTTTAAGTCTGCCCACTTTTCACATTCTTTAAGTTGTcagtttgtttaattttaacaCAAAACAGGCAGTTCACAGTTTAAGTTCACCTTACACTGGAACATGAAAGGACagactttaaaatgaaacacttgAATGCACCGCTGAGCTGTCTtctttgttcatgtgtgttcagTGTCTTTATTATGTCCTGTGCTACTGCTTGCCTTCTCAACATTTAGATTCCCCTCCTGCTCTGTTTGCTGTGATGTTGGTTGTTGTTGCTCATCCTGTCATGTCCAAATTGCTAATCTTTGCTTCCTCGACTCTCTGCTGTGTTGTCCTGGATGTTCGTCTCGTCTTGTTCCTGGTCTCTATGACTTGTCTGTCCTCCCCCTGTCAACATTGGCTTGCTTTTTGCCTTGACCAAACCATGCACCTCCAAACCCATCCCCCATCCTCTCACTCTCACCCCTAAAACAAATCATGACTGGCTGTTGCGATGACGACTTCCTGCTGTCCTGCGCTCCTCCTTCCTGCTTGCTCCGCTTGTGGCACCCTGCCTTGCCCATGCGCTGCCCCCAATGCGCTGTCTGTGATTGACTGTGCTGTGGGGAAACGGTGTAGTTCACCAAAATTTGGGCTTGTTGCTAACAGGTACCACTTCTGCGAGAAGTGCTTCAACGAGATACAGGGAGAGACGGTTTCCCTGGGCGACGACCCCTCCCAGCCACAGGCGTAAGTTTTCCTCATTTGTCAAGGAAgttcatttcacattaaaatcgAAACAAGAAATGTAAAGCTAGTGTTAATTTTGACTGAAGTTTTTAATGCTAAATTTAACCAATTTAACTTTGGTCTGGacattattttgacatttatttatacttgtATAAGTGAATACAGCCCTCTTTAGTTAGTGTCTTACGATTTCATAAGTGAAGAtttaatgctttatttttcatttgttgattGACTCTCTCGTACTTTCAGATCAATTAACAAGGATCAgtttgagaagaagaagaatgacacACTGGACCCTGAACTGTAAGTTATCGGCCTGCTAATGTCATctgtgcattaaaaataaaagaaccaCATATTGTTCAAgtaataaaatgtcattattttgtctttctttatttcagGCTTGTTGAATGTTTAGACTGTGGGCGAAGGATGCACCAGATCTGTGTCCTGCACAATGATACAATCTGGCCGGCTGGGTGAGTAGattttcatgatttttgtttcaaatcttttttttttatgtaattccATTGACTCAAACTACTTTTCTGCTTGTTGTACCTCAAGCTTTGTGTGTGATGGCTGCTTAAAGAAGACAAATAAGACACGGAAAGAGAACAAGTATTCTGCCAAAAGTAAGTCCATTCCTTGTAATCATAAATAACTGGTGTATTTCTGTATGgttttgtgtacttttatgtcatatttgaccttgttttctttaacatttgttactatatggacaaaagtattttgGCCACACCTGCTAAGtgttgaattcaggtgtttcaatagGCCATAGGCCCCTTATCTTCACTGAAAGGCAATCTTAACTTAATACCAAGACAtggacctcataaatgctctacaccaggggtgtcaaacatacggcccgggggccagaactagcccgccagagggtccaatccggcccacaggatgaatttattaaaatttcacactacgattacaatctaaacgtaatgtcaaatacaatatttttcacttccggATATCTGTAACTatatgtttgtgcctttttagatccagtgtgattttatgcatgatattgttgaaattgcacttatatttctcaagaaatgtcatgctTTGTGAAAATATCctgcattaaatgtaaaacaaaggagttcttgtttttcatagattattatgctgttatttcactatttttactggtgcGGCCCAcgtgagatcaaattgtgctgtatgtggcccctgaacaaaaatttgtttgacacccctgctctacacaGTCAATGggcacaaattcccatagaaacactcCATATTAAAGCACTggatatgtacagtatttaaatcATGACAATCCTTGTTGTAATGGTCTGGTATCCAAGTACATTTGTCCACATGGTATATATTAACTGtactaaattaaaaatgtattgccTGATTTCCTCTTACCCAGGGTTGCCCCACACAAAGTTGGGAGTTTACCTGGAGACGAGGGTGAACGACTTCCTGAAGCGTCAGAGCCACCCGGAGTCTGGAGAAGTCACCATTCGTGTCGTCCATGTCTCAGATAAAGTTGTGGAGGTGAAACCAGGCATGAAGTCGAGGTAAagaattttatttatgttacataaacctatttatttttctgtacagAAACTGGAGAAATCAAATGATTTGAACGTCTTTACTGGCTAGTATACAAATGCTGCTTGcctattttctgttttccagtcagtaaatttacattttgttttttttactttcagatTTGTGGACAGTGGAGAAATGTCAGAGTCCTTCCCATACAGGACAAAAGCCCTTTTTGCATTTGAGGACATTGATGGAGCAGAGGTCTGCTTCTTTGGGATGCATGTTCAAGAGTACGGATCTGACTGTCCTCAGCCAAACCAGCGGTAAGGATCGATTGTTTTTCACATAAACTTTATAGTTTCAAAAGttctgatatatttttttaatatgtttaattatGTATTCTTTTACCCACTCAGGCGAGTATACATATCCTACCTGGACAGTGTACACTTCTTCCGACCCCGTGGACTACGAACAGCAGTTTACCATGAAATCCTCATCGGGTACTTGGAATATGTCAAGAGACTTGGGTGAGTACTTGCACTCAAACTAAATTTTAAAGTTGATCTCCAGTCACACATCACAAAGCTTAGTTTTGCCAGTCTATAAATGTTCTGTTCTATCTCTCCTCAGCTACACCACTGGCCACATCTGGGCTTGCCCACCTAGTGAAGGGGACGACTACATCTTCCACTGTCACCCTATAGATCAGAAGATCCCAAAGCCCAAACGTCTTCAGGAATGGTACAAGAAAATGTTAGACAAAGCTGTGGCAGAGCGGATAGTGCACGACTACAAGgtaaagagagagacagcattTGGAGTTACACTTCCTACTCCTCAAGGGCTTTTGAGAAAGGATTTTGCACTGTACCCACACGAAAcattaattttgttttcattacacCCTTTTAAAGGACATCTTCAAGCAGGCAACAGAGGATCGTTTGACCAGTGCCAAGGAGCTGCCTTACTTTGAGGGTGACTTTTGGCCCAATGTGTTGGAGGAGAGCATCAAAGAGctggagcaagaggaggaggagaggaaaagggagGAGAACAGCACTTCCAATGAGAGTATTGATGTAAGTACAGTACCCACATCTCAAGCTTCACCTCACCCAGCACCACGTGCATGGCACATTGCCTTGCGTATCCTCTGTCAATTGGCATGACTGTCTTTAGGCATGTGGAAGTGGCTCATTTATTGATATCGGTCACATTTCTActacactgcactgcacacactggtgcccatTGGACGATTAACAGACCGACGTTCCTTGTTCAAAAGTGATCAGGAATCTTGCCTTTGATAGGCAACAGTTTTGGCACTTGTCACAGACATCAATGATGCCTGTCAAATGACCTAAACAGACAGATTTCCTGGAATTAATAGAGATAATAATCGCtgattgtctttgtttgtgcagGACACAAAGAGTGACAGTAAAAatgcaaagaagaagaacaacaagaaGACGAGTAAGAACAAGGGCAGCTTGAGCAGAGGCAATAAGAAGAAGCCAGGGATGCCCAGCGTCTCCAACGACCTTTCACAAAAACTCTATGCCACTatggagaaacacaaagaggtACAAGAGAATAATCTTTTATTAAGCAAAGTAAAATGTGAAGGTTCCAGAGAGTTGACAAAGTTGAATTGTTTGTGAATCTGTTCTTTCTTATTCCTGTCCTAGGTGTTCTTTGTGATCCGGCTGATCGCAGGCCCCATGGCTAATGCCTTGCCGCCTATCTCCGACCCTGATCCCCTGATGGCGTGTGACCTCATGGATGGCCGCGATGCTTTCCTGACATTGGCTCGGGACAAACACCTTGAGTTCAGCTCACTGCGGAGGTCCATGTGGAGCTCCATGTGCATGTTGGTGGAGTTGCATAACCAAAGCCAGGACCGATTTGTTTACACTTGTAATGAGTGCAAGCACCATGTGGAGACTCGTTTCCACTGTACTGTCTGTGAGGTGAGTTGGCGAGGGTGCGTTTTCTCCATTGTGGTGTCGGGTTATTTTCTAATTCACCGCCAGTACAAAAAgtcacacatcatttttttttattgtacttcATCTAGCTTACAAGCATTTGTCAGGGCATTGTTTTGGATAAGCGATTTCTGCTGCCATGTcaggacatttatttaaatccatggttgcattcatttttcaccaagttggtcttctccagcacatcccaaagattctcactGGGAGTTAACATGTAGACTCTGTAGTGGACAATCCACATACAAAAATGATCCTTGAACCATTCTGTCCAAATTTTaacctgatgaatcctggcattgtcatctaaGAATATGTGTGAAAAAACTGATCATTCAGTTTATTTTAGTAGTCAGCTGATGTCATTTTTCTGGTCAGATAAAAGTGCTAAAGCTAGACCTTACTATGCTCCATTTCGTCCCCCACAGGATTATGACCTCTGCATCACATGTTACAACACTAAGGGCCACGAGCACAAGATGGAGAAGTTAGGCCTTGGTTTGGATGATGAGAGCAGCAACCAAGCCTCTGCTACTACCCAGAGCCCTGGAGACTCTCGTCGCCTCAGCATCCAGCGCTGCATCCAGTCCCTCGTCCATGCGTGCCAGTGTCGAAATGCAAACTGCTCTCTGCCGTCCTGCCAGAAGATGAAACGCGTTGTTCAGCACACAAAGGGCTGCAAAAGGAAAACCAACGGTGGCTGCCCCATCTGCAAACAGCTTATCGCGCTTTGTTGTTACCACGCTAAGCACTGTCAGGAGAACAAGTGCCCAGTACCGTTCTGTCTGAACATCAAGCACAAGCTCcgtcagcagcagctgcagcacaggcTCCAGCAAGCCCAGATGCTAAGGAGGAGGATGGCCAGCATGCAAAGAGTGGGTCAGCCTGTTCCTGGAGGAGCTCCTGGTGGCAATGGTCTACCTTCTCCAGGAGCTAACAACGGAGCAACTGGTCCTGGTACCCCTACATCTGTGGGCACGCAGCCTTCTACCCCACAGACACCCACACAGGGGAATATGCCTGCACATTCACAGCAGAAGGGTGTTGGGATGGGGGGAATGGGAGTGCCAGGTCAGCAACAGCAGGTTCAACAACAAAGTAGTGCCATGCCACCGCAACACCATCTCCATCAGTTTCAGTCAgtgggtggaggaggtggaggggggatGATGAATTCTCCTCAGCAGCAGATGGTGTCTCAGCTCCAGCAGCAACCTCCCAATGTCCAGCAGCCACAGCACCCTGGTGGTCTTCCTCCATACAACCCCAGACCACCTGGAGCATCTCCTCTCCACCAGTCTTTGGGTAAACCTGGACTGGGTCCAGCCACCCCACCCCAGCAACAACCCAACCAAGTCCAGGGGACCATCCCTGTACAAGGACAACAGCAAGGCCCCCCTCTGGCTGCTGTTGAGACGGCCCTAAAAATTCAGCGCCTAGCAGAGACCCAGAGACAGATGGCCCAGGCCCAAGCACAGATCCGTAACTTGGGACAGGGTGGCATGATTCCCCAACATCCACACCACCAGAACACTCAGGCCCAGATGGGCATGCCCCACATTGGGGCCCAGGGCATGCCCCCACAGGCTCAGGGAGTTGTTGGCAGGACTATGTTAGACCCACAGCAGCAGGGAATGCTAGCAGGGATGCAGCAAGGTGGCCCTCAGTCACAGTTGCCACCTCAggttcagcagcagctccagcaggttCAGTCTGGTGGTGGACAGCTACAGCCAACAAACCAGCAATGGGGAGCCGGGGGACCAGCCATGAACCCCCAACAACGACCAAGTATGATGGCCCACATGgctgctcagcagcagcagccaggagCTCCTCAGCAACCGCAGCAGCTGATGAATCAGCAGCCTCAAGCAGGAAACCGCGGGATAATGCAGGTAATGGGTGTTTCAGGAGGGGTAGCTGCGACACCTGCTGCACTAGCAAGTGCAGCTGCGTCAGGAAACCTGCCCCAGGCAGCACTACAAGAACTCCTGCGAACGCTGCGCTCCCCAAGCTCACCGATTCAACAGCAGCAAGTCCTCAACATCCTACGTTCTAACCCTACTCTCATGGCTGCTTTCATCAGGCAAAGAGCAGCCAGATATCAAAATGCTCAGGGTGGACCTGGAGGACCTGGGGGGCCACCTCAGGGGCCCCCTGGAGGTGTGAGGTTCCCAGGTGCTGCAGGAGGGCTGCCTGGTGTGGGAGGCCCTGGAGCTAACCAACTTACTAGCATGGAAGGACAACAGCAAGTTAATGTGAACCAGGCAGGTCAGCCAGGGATGAACATGGTTCAGGGTGGAGCAGGTGGTGGAAACATGCCCACTATGGCTCAGCTTCAGCAgttacaacaacagcagcaacaacaacaacaacaacaacagcagcagcagcggccaATGATGCCTGGGAATCTACAGCAACAGCAAATGGCTGCtttgcagcagcaacaacaacaacaacaacaacaacagggagCAATGCAAGCAGGGCAACAAGGCAACATGCCATCACAGTTTCGAGAAATATTGATGATGAGAAGACAcctacaacagcaacagcagcaacaacagcagcagcagcagatgggaAACCACGGGCAgttccagcagcagcaaggCCAGCAAGGCTTCATGCAGCCTGGTCAGGGGCAGCCGGGTATGCCACCCTCTTCACAACCCCAGCCAGGTGCAACAGGTGTAGTGGGCCCCCAGCAGCAGCAAGGGGGACCACAGGGTGGACCAGGACAGCCTGGTCAACAAGGCTACCCTAACTCCATGTCAGTGAATGCAGCGCTACAGCAAAGGCTCCAgatgcagaagcagcagcagcagcagcaacagcaacagcaacaacaacaacagcagaatcAAATGCTTCAAGGGCAAGATGGAGGTCccggaggagcaggaggacctCAACTTCAGCCTGGACCAGTCGGACCAGTGCAGGGACAACAGCAGGGGGGTGCTGGACCCCCACTGCCTCAGACATCTCAAGGCATGCTTCACCAGAACATTCACCAGAGGttgcttcagcagcagcagcacctcgGTGGAGGCTCTCCAGCCCAGCATAGCAGTCCTATGAGTCCGCAGCAGCAGATGGCTCAGTCCCCCCACCATCTCCAAGGACAGGGAGGACTTGGTCCTGCAGGGTCGCTCAGTAGTCAGGTCAGGTCCCCGCAGCCGTCACCAAGACCGCAGTCACAGCCGCCGCACTCCAGCCCGTCCCCGCGCATGCAGCCCTCCGCTCAACCCCAGCCCTCACCTCATCGCATTTCTCCACAGACTCAGACCGGTTCGCCCCACCCGGGCCACTTAGGCCAACATCACCCGAGCATGGCACCGCCCCAGCCTCCCCAACCTCAGCAGCCGGGCGGTTCCATAGATCCCAGTCAGTTCAGCTCAGACCAGAATTCCATCATGTCCCAGTTGAGTGGGATGACGGGGATGCACAGTGGTCAGGCAGGGCCGCCAGACATGTTGGGAGGGAATAACGCCAACAGCGGCAACAATAACCAGGACCTGGGAACGAACATTAACCACAACAGTTTAGACCTGATGTAGCCCCGGCTCCACATCGCTGCCCCCCATGTACTGACAAACTGCCACGACAGGAGAGCAGCGTGGGACTGCGACTTTGAGGTTTTagaagtttttattttctatttaaatatttttgtgaTGTACAAATAAGAACTGAAACTTCCTTCCTATGGGAGATGCAACATAAATCCTAGAAGtcaataaaaagaataaattaaaacaatggtaagttattgctgttaatatatatatatatatatatataaatatctatatatttttgCCAATTGTGTACAAAATGGTGGAAGGGCAGTGTTTCAGGTTGAAGATATTTCTTCCTTAAGTCTATGACTCAATATTTTTAGGGACTGAGAATTTTGcctttttatgaatatttttaagattttaaatgtggctaaaaatttaaagttaaatgaCACACGTACATTTGTTtccaccaccaccccaccccCTACTTTTAAATACCCAGTCATGATTGTATCTATTTTGCAGAGAGtcaagtatattttatttttttcccctcagtggATCACAAAACAAGCACCGACATATCTTCCATTACAGTCTTTCATAGTCATGGACATTTTTCCACGAGTCGGATGCAGATGAGTTTATCGAACGGGTGGAAGGGTGCGGGGGTTTAATGCAGTTAAATTTTtgacattgttattgttgttttgtttgtttttttaaatttccatcAGGGTCTTTTAGGTTTGAATGAAACCATAACAGTGTTTTTTGGAGGGCAGGTGACACTGACCTTGAGTTTGGTCAAACAGATGAAGATCCTTTTCACTCGTGTGCCGCGTCTCCACCCCACCATCTTGAGTTTTCCTATGAATGTGCACATCTTCCTCACCCTgaaccctaaaaaaaacaaacaaaatggaggGATGAACTGTTAACGCCTGATATTTAAGCTGGAGGCGctttttatgtctgttttttttttttatctggccAATGTTTCACAGGTTGTGCATGTACATATATTATAAAAgcttgttttggttgtttttttttttgtttgtttttttaagaactGTGATACAAAGAAAAAggttgttgatgtgttttttggGCTGAAGTCGTTTAAAAAACTCCTGCCTGGTTCCTCATCCTTTGATGATTTCCTCTTTCACTTCTCTTTCCTCCTTTGTTCCCTGAACTTCATAACTGCCTCTCAGCCACAAATCAATGTCAGTACTGTACAAAGTTAAAGAAAATGGTGGACTTAGATACTGTTTTTGtaatgaaaagttaaaaagtgtaaacaacaaaaaacaaacacaaagaaattgtacatatttaaaatgttatgagCAGAAAGTTCCTGCTGCTTTGTTCCCTTTTCTTGTTCGATTTGGTATTTGCTGTATCTGTAAAAATAtgataaagaaaatgataaaaaaaaaaaatctacaaaaGTACTCCTGAGCTACTGTACAGTATTGAGATTTTTTCTAAAATGGTACAGTGTGGGGGTGTCGTAGGTCACAAGCACCAATGCGcctttttctgtgtatttttcaaCAAGGGAGGGTGTCGGTCACACGCCTGGACAAAGACCTGCACCAGGGTCAGGCGTCCATCAGAAGTGTTGATCGGAATCCGTTTAAATTTGGTTGTTTAGCTTTTTACGGAGAGGACTGAAGACACAATATTCACACGCTCACTATTTTTCTCAGAAAGGTTGGGCTTTGCTGGgttttggggggagggggaacGCGTCAGAACCAGGTGGCAATATATCTTGAGACTtattttataaagaaaaaaagaaaaaaaaacacaaggaaaaactgtcttttatatatagatatattatttaattttatttttttggaaataaaacTTGAAGCTACAGGAATTATTagatataaacatgttttgttttgtattaaaaaaaaaaaagatgttaatGGTGATGCAAAATGACACTGCGGACAGTCTCGGTCGCTCAGTTTGCCCCCGGGGGAGCTGCGGAGTTTAATTATACCATCCTTTTTTGAAGAAACCTTTCATGTACATGACTatagttgtaaaaaaaaacaaaaacaaaaaaacatactgaatCACTGTACAGACTGATGGCAACTGAacaaatggttttgtttttatcatttcttcTCCTCTAAAGAGACTGGAAATACgactatttaaatatttgtttagtattcaaatgaaatctttgaccacttttctttttttgttcctcttgtTAACAATTTTTTGGTGCTTGCTGAGAGAAAGCAAAAATAACTGTTGCTCCATTTTcaatagtttctttttttaagttattttggtggtctgattgtttttttgccaataaatTAATTGTACAATAAAGTATGTTTGTACCATTGGAAAAATTACACAATCGTTGACTATTTGTTTTTGCGTTTACAGACGATGTTAAGGcgaataattcatatttttcgGGAAAGAAAGCCTATCATGTGGCAGAAATAACAAATAGAGTTCTGAAGATTAACTGCTCTTaatttttaaaggtgacattcgAGTACAACAGAGCATCAAGcagatttttttgtatttaaatgaatgtaaatggttaaaaaaaggcCTAAATCCTAACTCTATAACCCATGACATACCCAGAAATATCAGCAGtatgaaaaagaaatgtacaaTATTACTCAAAATATACAAAAGTCCTTGATTACCGAGGCTCAGAATCATGCTGTaccattttttgtttgtttatattgtgttttccAAGCTAAAATCTAGTATAAATTCCTATATCTTACACTTAAAATGCTGTGATTTTCCACTAAAAGTGACCATGTTGAACATTAgtttttaaataactaaaaGAAAGTCAAAAGGTTGAGAtgttttggtcacatgcagGAATAGGAGGAAAAgtggaagaccacagagaaggttcatggatgttgtgaaggggGACATACTGTCAATaaagaggacacaaggaagaGGTACAAGATGGAGCAAGATGATCCACCGTGGTGACCCATAAAGAGAGAAGACAAAAGGAGGAAGATTTCTTTAATAAAAGGTAACAATCCTCAAACACAAACCATGTCAGACAGAGGGGATGTTAAACAtgagcaacatttattttttccatatgAACATAGAAATACAAGATGTAGACTGGAGCATGATTCATGTGCAGGTTCATCACGTCACGATAAAGTGCAAGGTTATTTCGCTCGGCGGAGGACGGAAGCAGCACAAGCGACTAATGGCATGAGCTCAGTGGTTATCACAAACTGTATAAAAATTCAGATTCAGAAGACAAACAGGTTCATTTAAAGAATAAATTATACATTCAGGTCAACGTACAAAAATAAGgacttaaaaaaatacacatctctccctgctgctgctgcattcccttttcctttctttttttcgcCTCCTTGTATTTCAAGTCTAAATGACATCAGTCTCGTGTTAGGAAACCAACAAAAAGGTGAGacaataagtgtgtgtgtttagtgctaagatttgaattgtggttgtggttaaggttaggcattaactggttgtggttatggttagggagAGGGCcttggga
It contains:
- the ep300a gene encoding histone acetyltransferase p300 isoform X1, with amino-acid sequence MAENVLDSGPPSAKRPKLSSPALSASASDGNDFGPLFELEQDLPDELISSNETGLVNGGDLSQLHTTLGGGPAGLGSGGPGGMGLGLGPGGGPGGVGGGQDAVAKHKQLSELLRSGAPASNQQGHQGAMGSPGGPTAMGQHLANMKASPGQGPQQMMGQGQQQHLSPQQQATMMQQQQNAAAGMLGGMNRAMMSAQQKGNNGPQQPGMMGNQVMNGSPRMGFGNQGMGGNGNLLAETLQQQGPGGQNSMRGQQPGAMNKMGMMGNPGGPFGGPYAGQGNQGLGGAGLGPQLQNKGPMANSLPQFSVDKKNQPMQGMASMGSQQSQAGVGGPSGAPVGGAPGMVPNAQAGLVGPGSQVSAASAAAGAPPTADPEKRKLIQQQLVLLLHAHKCQRREQANGEVRQCNLPHCRTMKNVLNHMTHCQAGKSCQVAHCASSRQIISHWKNCTRHDCPVCLPLKNAGDKRNPQCESLLGAAAAGLGNSLGAVSGGQPSAPNLNPPSQIDPSSIERAYAALGLTYQGNQIQAQSPQSNMPNQGLQGQTGMRSLNPMSASPMGVNGGVGASPQSQQASLLQDTMMHLNVNSQGLMNDAGGVGSLPTAAPLSATGMRKSWHEDITQDLRNHLVHKLVQAIFPTPDPAALKDRRMENLVAYARKVEGDMYESANSRAEYYHLLAEKIYKIQKELEEKRRTRLQKQGLGLGPAGMGQPSTGLPPNGPLPDPSMVRPTGPNQMVNRMQSPGMNQFNQMGIQSMGQRSTPPLPMGSSGNQMGMVGSRMGQPNVNQMQNQYLSQGQFPGSGGPGVGPAQPAISQPGAQTGMAQTQMGTPPSLPVASPLGQPGSAGGPSGIPSVGSMGPQSVGGGGPNSAGGAPPSSMTPSHTNQQPNSIPHLAAMRGSSPSPAHSRSPTPHQTPPRLAGSQTPQPHTPNAPQLAPPPQQNQLGQGPGSNKSLQQQHIGQAGSTTPSHPGLASSSTPQHSAQLPRTPLSQKGSFPVDSQALTPASVSSLDTSSQQPQSNASATNLDSKMEVKQQDEEDESDAGSCSKGGKLSNLKMEEKPIKSEVKKEECSGEGGKGVPMDTSTTVPTSGIKTEDRKPEVKKEVKEEEEETSEAATQAPVKKKIFKPEELRQALMPTLESLYRQDPESLPFRMPVDPQLLCIPDYFDIVKNPMDLSTIKRKLDTGQYQDPWQYVEDIWLMFNNAWLYNRKTSRVYKYCSKLAEVFEQEIDPVMQSLGYCCGRKLEFSPQTLCCYGKQLCTIPRDAAYFSYQNSSPKFGLVANRYHFCEKCFNEIQGETVSLGDDPSQPQASINKDQFEKKKNDTLDPELLVECLDCGRRMHQICVLHNDTIWPAGFVCDGCLKKTNKTRKENKYSAKRLPHTKLGVYLETRVNDFLKRQSHPESGEVTIRVVHVSDKVVEVKPGMKSRFVDSGEMSESFPYRTKALFAFEDIDGAEVCFFGMHVQEYGSDCPQPNQRRVYISYLDSVHFFRPRGLRTAVYHEILIGYLEYVKRLGYTTGHIWACPPSEGDDYIFHCHPIDQKIPKPKRLQEWYKKMLDKAVAERIVHDYKDIFKQATEDRLTSAKELPYFEGDFWPNVLEESIKELEQEEEERKREENSTSNESIDDTKSDSKNAKKKNNKKTSKNKGSLSRGNKKKPGMPSVSNDLSQKLYATMEKHKEVFFVIRLIAGPMANALPPISDPDPLMACDLMDGRDAFLTLARDKHLEFSSLRRSMWSSMCMLVELHNQSQDRFVYTCNECKHHVETRFHCTVCEDYDLCITCYNTKGHEHKMEKLGLGLDDESSNQASATTQSPGDSRRLSIQRCIQSLVHACQCRNANCSLPSCQKMKRVVQHTKGCKRKTNGGCPICKQLIALCCYHAKHCQENKCPVPFCLNIKHKLRQQQLQHRLQQAQMLRRRMASMQRVGQPVPGGAPGGNGLPSPGANNGATGPGTPTSVGTQPSTPQTPTQGNMPAHSQQKGVGMGGMGVPGQQQQVQQQSSAMPPQHHLHQFQSVGGGGGGGMMNSPQQQMVSQLQQQPPNVQQPQHPGGLPPYNPRPPGASPLHQSLGKPGLGPATPPQQQPNQVQGTIPVQGQQQGPPLAAVETALKIQRLAETQRQMAQAQAQIRNLGQGGMIPQHPHHQNTQAQMGMPHIGAQGMPPQAQGVVGRTMLDPQQQGMLAGMQQGGPQSQLPPQVQQQLQQVQSGGGQLQPTNQQWGAGGPAMNPQQRPSMMAHMAAQQQQPGAPQQPQQLMNQQPQAGNRGIMQVMGVSGGVAATPAALASAAASGNLPQAALQELLRTLRSPSSPIQQQQVLNILRSNPTLMAAFIRQRAARYQNAQGGPGGPGGPPQGPPGGVRFPGAAGGLPGVGGPGANQLTSMEGQQQVNVNQAGQPGMNMVQGGAGGGNMPTMAQLQQLQQQQQQQQQQQQQQQRPMMPGNLQQQQMAALQQQQQQQQQQQGAMQAGQQGNMPSQFREILMMRRHLQQQQQQQQQQQQMGNHGQFQQQQGQQGFMQPGQGQPGMPPSSQPQPGATGVVGPQQQQGGPQGGPGQPGQQGYPNSMSVNAALQQRLQMQKQQQQQQQQQQQQQQQNQMLQGQDGGPGGAGGPQLQPGPVGPVQGQQQGGAGPPLPQTSQGMLHQNIHQRLLQQQQHLGGGSPAQHSSPMSPQQQMAQSPHHLQGQGGLGPAGSLSSQVRSPQPSPRPQSQPPHSSPSPRMQPSAQPQPSPHRISPQTQTGSPHPGHLGQHHPSMAPPQPPQPQQPGGSIDPSQFSSDQNSIMSQLSGMTGMHSGQAGPPDMLGGNNANSGNNNQDLGTNINHNSLDLM